Proteins from one Parvibaculum lavamentivorans DS-1 genomic window:
- the kdpB gene encoding potassium-transporting ATPase subunit KdpB, giving the protein METSTMRKRMPVSALADLKIIGPAIGLAFRKLDPRTLVKNPVMFVVEVVTVLTTVLFLRDLVAGGADLGFTFQIILWLWFTVLFANFAEAVAEGRGKAQADTLRQTRTETTAKRLLQPDNRELHESLPADLLQPGDLVLVEAGDIIPGDGEVIDGMASVNEAAITGESAPVIRESGGDRSAVTGGTTVISDRIVVRITSAKGSSFLDRMIALVEGAQRHKTPNEVALNVLLAGMTIIFVIATATIPAFVTYAGGSVPVVVVVALFVTLIPTTIGALLSAIGIAGMDRLVRFNVLAMSGRAVEAAGDVDTLLLDKTGTITLGNRQATEFRPLRGVSERELADAAQLASLADETPEGRSIVVLAKETYGIRGRNLAELKANFFPFTAQSRMSGVEVDGSWTRKGAVDAILNHLNASPTTANPAGIVRPQQPALAADAVHEINAIAEAVAKSGGTPLAVARDGRLLGIVHLKDIVKGGIRERFAELRRMGIRTIMITGDNPMTAAAIAAEAGVDDFLAEATPEDKLKLIREEQAKGKLVAMCGDGTNDAPALAQADVGVAMNTGTQAAREAGNMVDLDSNPTKLIEIVEIGKQLLMTRGSLTTFSIANDVAKYFAIIPAMFLAFYPQLGALNVMNLASPQSAILSAIIFNAVVIIGLIPLALKGVAYRAIGAGPLLRRNLLIYGLGGLIVPFAGIKLIDMIVTTLHLV; this is encoded by the coding sequence ATGGAAACGTCGACCATGCGCAAGAGGATGCCGGTTTCGGCGCTTGCCGATTTGAAGATCATAGGCCCCGCGATCGGCTTGGCTTTCCGGAAGCTGGACCCTCGGACGCTCGTGAAGAACCCCGTCATGTTCGTGGTCGAGGTCGTCACGGTACTGACGACTGTCCTCTTTCTGCGCGACCTGGTCGCTGGCGGAGCGGATCTGGGCTTCACCTTCCAAATCATCCTCTGGCTCTGGTTTACGGTGCTGTTCGCGAACTTTGCCGAGGCCGTGGCGGAAGGCCGCGGCAAGGCGCAGGCCGACACGCTCAGGCAGACAAGGACGGAAACGACGGCAAAGCGCCTGCTCCAGCCGGACAACCGCGAATTGCACGAAAGCCTCCCGGCCGACCTGCTTCAGCCGGGCGATCTGGTGCTGGTCGAGGCGGGTGACATCATTCCCGGCGACGGCGAGGTGATCGACGGAATGGCCTCGGTCAACGAAGCGGCGATCACGGGTGAATCCGCTCCCGTCATTCGCGAATCCGGCGGCGACCGGTCGGCCGTCACGGGTGGCACCACGGTCATCTCGGACCGGATCGTGGTGCGGATCACCTCGGCGAAGGGGTCGTCCTTTCTCGATCGCATGATCGCCCTGGTCGAGGGCGCGCAGCGGCACAAGACGCCGAACGAAGTTGCACTCAACGTCCTGCTTGCCGGCATGACCATCATCTTCGTCATCGCCACGGCGACCATTCCGGCCTTCGTTACCTATGCCGGCGGCTCCGTACCGGTCGTGGTCGTGGTTGCGTTGTTCGTGACGCTCATCCCGACCACCATCGGCGCCTTGCTGTCCGCCATCGGCATCGCGGGCATGGACCGTCTCGTCCGGTTCAACGTGCTCGCCATGTCCGGCCGCGCGGTTGAGGCAGCGGGCGACGTCGATACGCTTCTCCTCGACAAGACCGGCACCATCACGCTCGGCAATCGGCAGGCGACGGAATTCAGGCCGTTGCGCGGGGTCAGCGAGCGGGAACTTGCCGATGCGGCGCAGCTCGCCTCGCTTGCTGACGAGACACCGGAAGGTCGCTCCATCGTCGTGCTCGCCAAGGAGACGTACGGCATTCGTGGTCGCAATCTGGCGGAACTCAAAGCCAACTTCTTCCCTTTCACCGCGCAGAGCCGCATGAGCGGGGTCGAAGTCGACGGCTCCTGGACCCGTAAGGGCGCGGTCGATGCAATCCTCAACCACCTCAATGCATCGCCCACCACAGCAAATCCAGCCGGCATCGTTCGCCCGCAGCAGCCCGCGCTCGCCGCCGACGCGGTGCATGAGATCAACGCGATTGCCGAGGCAGTCGCAAAATCGGGCGGCACGCCGCTGGCTGTCGCCAGAGATGGGCGCCTTCTCGGCATCGTCCACCTCAAGGACATTGTGAAGGGCGGCATCCGCGAGCGCTTCGCCGAGCTTCGGCGCATGGGTATCCGGACCATCATGATCACCGGCGACAACCCGATGACGGCGGCGGCGATCGCGGCCGAAGCCGGCGTCGACGACTTCCTCGCCGAAGCAACGCCCGAAGACAAGCTGAAGCTCATCCGGGAAGAACAGGCCAAGGGCAAGCTCGTCGCCATGTGCGGCGACGGCACCAACGATGCGCCGGCTCTCGCCCAAGCCGATGTCGGGGTGGCGATGAACACGGGCACGCAGGCCGCCCGCGAGGCCGGCAACATGGTCGACCTCGATTCCAATCCGACCAAGCTGATCGAGATCGTCGAGATCGGCAAGCAGTTGCTGATGACCCGTGGCTCGCTCACCACTTTCTCGATTGCCAATGACGTCGCGAAATATTTCGCGATCATCCCGGCGATGTTCCTTGCCTTCTACCCGCAGCTCGGCGCGCTCAATGTCATGAATCTCGCCAGCCCGCAAAGTGCGATCCTGTCGGCCATCATTTTCAACGCCGTCGTCATCATCGGGCTCATTCCGCTGGCATTGAAGGGCGTCGCCTACCGCGCCATCGGCGCCGGCCCGCTGTTGCGCCGCAACCTGCTGATCTACGGCCTTGGCGGGCTGATCGTACCCTTCGCCGGAATCAAGCTCATCGACATGATCGTGACCACCCTGCATCTCGTCTGA
- the kdpA gene encoding potassium-transporting ATPase subunit KdpA encodes MLSSAIIFVVFIVGGTALLSWPLGRYMKWAMDPAASASRSADRFTHMFQTIGGGVARQSQDWKRYLTAMLVFNAIMFVVSFAILALQQYLPLNPDGKEAIEGSLIFNTAASFTSNTNLQHYSGEVSLSYLSQLGALMWLQFVSAATGIAALAALARGLAGREMGNFFVDLQRASFLVLLPLAFVFACVLVIGGLPMTFDGAVVATTLEGIQQTIARGPVAAFVAIKQLGTNGGGFFGPNSTHPLENPTFWTNAIEMIAIILIPMACVWMFGRIVGRTRHAAIVFTVMLTLLLVKITGAVWFEAAPTQAFAGLPIEQEVGNLEGKELRFGATGGPLWSVLTTSTSNGSVGAMHDSLNPMTGLMPMIGMWLNATFGGVGVGMINMFLYIIVGVFIAGMMVGRTPEYLGWRVEAREVKFAILALVAHGLFILGGTAIFAATPWGFETLNNTGPHGFSEILYEFSSASANNGSGFEGLGDNTAPWNIATGIIMLLARFIPIILPLAIVGSLMAKRRNAESVGTLGVEDGTFGGMLLATILVVGALTFFPAATLGPIAEHLMYMN; translated from the coding sequence ATGCTTTCCTCTGCCATCATTTTTGTCGTGTTCATTGTCGGTGGTACGGCCCTCCTGTCCTGGCCGCTCGGCCGCTACATGAAGTGGGCCATGGACCCGGCCGCCTCGGCCAGCCGCTCCGCGGACCGGTTCACCCACATGTTTCAAACCATCGGCGGCGGGGTCGCCCGTCAGTCACAGGACTGGAAAAGATACCTGACCGCCATGCTCGTCTTCAATGCGATCATGTTCGTAGTGAGCTTCGCCATCCTGGCGCTGCAGCAATATCTGCCGCTCAACCCGGACGGCAAGGAAGCGATCGAGGGAAGCCTGATCTTCAACACGGCGGCTTCGTTCACCTCGAACACGAACTTGCAGCACTATTCCGGTGAAGTGTCGTTGAGCTACCTGTCGCAACTCGGCGCGCTGATGTGGCTTCAGTTCGTCTCGGCGGCTACCGGCATCGCGGCGCTGGCGGCACTCGCGCGCGGGCTGGCCGGCCGCGAGATGGGGAATTTCTTCGTCGACCTGCAGCGCGCGTCGTTCCTCGTCCTGCTACCGCTCGCCTTCGTGTTCGCTTGCGTGCTGGTCATTGGCGGACTGCCGATGACATTCGACGGGGCGGTTGTGGCGACAACGCTGGAAGGTATTCAGCAGACCATAGCGCGCGGTCCCGTCGCCGCCTTTGTCGCGATCAAGCAGCTGGGAACGAATGGTGGCGGCTTCTTCGGACCGAACAGCACGCATCCGCTCGAAAACCCCACCTTCTGGACCAACGCGATCGAGATGATCGCCATCATCCTCATCCCGATGGCCTGCGTGTGGATGTTCGGCCGTATCGTCGGACGCACCCGTCACGCCGCCATCGTCTTCACCGTCATGCTGACGTTGCTTCTCGTGAAGATCACCGGTGCGGTCTGGTTCGAAGCAGCACCGACACAGGCCTTTGCCGGACTGCCGATCGAACAGGAGGTCGGCAATCTCGAAGGCAAGGAGCTGCGGTTCGGCGCAACCGGCGGTCCGCTTTGGTCGGTACTCACCACCTCCACCAGCAATGGCTCCGTCGGTGCCATGCATGACAGCCTGAACCCCATGACGGGACTGATGCCGATGATCGGCATGTGGCTGAACGCGACTTTCGGTGGCGTCGGCGTCGGCATGATCAACATGTTCCTCTACATCATCGTCGGTGTGTTCATCGCCGGTATGATGGTCGGCCGTACCCCTGAATATCTGGGCTGGCGGGTGGAGGCGCGCGAGGTCAAGTTCGCGATCCTCGCGCTGGTTGCCCACGGGCTCTTCATTCTGGGTGGCACCGCCATTTTTGCCGCAACGCCGTGGGGCTTTGAGACTCTCAACAATACGGGCCCGCACGGCTTCAGCGAGATCCTTTATGAGTTCAGCTCCGCGAGCGCCAACAACGGATCGGGCTTCGAAGGGCTTGGCGACAACACCGCGCCCTGGAACATCGCTACCGGCATCATCATGCTGCTCGCGCGGTTCATACCGATCATCCTGCCATTGGCAATCGTCGGCTCGCTGATGGCGAAACGGCGCAATGCGGAATCGGTCGGCACGCTTGGCGTCGAAGACGGCACCTTTGGCGGCATGCTGCTCGCCACGATCCTCGTTGTCGGCGCTCTGACCTTCTTCCCCGCAGCCACGCTGGGGCCGATCGCCGAGCATCTAATGTACATGAACTAG
- a CDS encoding potassium-transporting ATPase subunit C produces MESFIASIRLVAATMLICVAGYSAAVWAVGQVLMPGSAQGSLIAAADGKVIGSSQVAQNFTEPRYFWPRPSAVDYNGAGAGGSNKSPTSTDIADRARETVARYGATAENPLPAELAAASGAGLDPHISERGALYQAARVAQARGLPQAGVEALIHEHAFAPGAFLAPDRLVNVLELNLALDRVETAG; encoded by the coding sequence ATGGAATCCTTCATTGCCAGCATCCGCCTCGTCGCGGCCACCATGCTGATTTGCGTCGCCGGATATTCCGCGGCGGTCTGGGCCGTCGGCCAGGTTCTGATGCCCGGCAGCGCGCAAGGATCGCTGATCGCCGCCGCGGACGGAAAGGTGATTGGCAGCAGTCAGGTCGCGCAGAACTTCACCGAGCCGCGCTACTTCTGGCCCCGTCCCTCCGCCGTGGACTACAATGGCGCCGGCGCGGGCGGCAGCAACAAGTCGCCGACGAGCACGGATATTGCGGACCGGGCGCGCGAGACGGTCGCGCGCTATGGCGCTACCGCGGAAAACCCCTTGCCGGCCGAACTCGCGGCAGCTTCGGGCGCGGGGCTCGATCCGCATATCTCCGAGCGGGGGGCACTCTATCAGGCGGCGCGTGTCGCGCAGGCCCGGGGCTTGCCGCAGGCAGGCGTCGAAGCCCTGATCCACGAACATGCCTTCGCGCCGGGCGCCTTCCTGGCGCCGGACCGGCTGGTGAATGTGCTAGAACTCAACCTCGCGCTCGATCGGGTCGAGACAGCGGGATGA